From the bacterium genome, one window contains:
- a CDS encoding iron-sulfur cluster assembly accessory protein, giving the protein MITLTESAASEVRRLMAETGQTAAVLRVGIKSGGCSGFSYELGIDDNADDGDQRFESQGVPVVVDLKSYFYVKGLVIDFEQKLLGGGFRFQNPNATGGCGCGTSFSA; this is encoded by the coding sequence ATGATCACCCTCACCGAGAGCGCCGCCAGCGAGGTGCGCCGCCTGATGGCCGAGACGGGCCAGACGGCCGCCGTGCTGCGCGTCGGCATCAAGAGCGGCGGCTGCAGCGGCTTCAGCTACGAGCTGGGCATCGATGACAACGCCGATGACGGCGACCAGCGCTTCGAGAGCCAGGGCGTGCCCGTGGTGGTCGACCTGAAGAGCTACTTCTACGTGAAGGGGCTCGTCATCGACTTCGAGCAGAAGCTGCTCGGCGGCGGCTTCCGCTTCCAGAACCCGAACGCGACCGGCGGCTGCGGCTGCGGGACGAGCTTCTCGGCCTAG